The following are encoded in a window of Methylicorpusculum oleiharenae genomic DNA:
- the thiL gene encoding thiamine-phosphate kinase — protein sequence MALTEFSLISRFFAGKTHYRSFTHLGIGDDCALLKVPDGHQLAVTTDTMVESVHFLRGTDPRQLGFKLLAVNLSDLAAMGAEPIAVSLALTMPEADEKWLSEFSAGFQTLASQFGVDLIGGDTTSGPLTLTVQAMGLIPSGLALLRSGAKPGDLIFMTGSLGDAGLGLKMAQHLTKIDCQMALQRFNCPMPRVQEGIALRTVANSCIDISDGLAADLGHILELSSVGARLDFDRIPLSAGVNKYLKETDDWSFPFCSGDDYELCFTVAPEKADLLKFACTQIGIIESEPGIRISRNGLIDSLKVKGFEHFST from the coding sequence GTGGCGCTGACTGAATTCAGTTTAATCAGCCGTTTTTTTGCCGGTAAAACACATTATCGCTCATTCACGCATCTGGGTATTGGTGATGACTGCGCTCTGCTGAAGGTGCCCGATGGCCACCAATTGGCCGTGACCACAGATACGATGGTGGAAAGTGTTCACTTTTTGCGTGGCACAGATCCCAGGCAATTAGGATTCAAATTACTGGCAGTCAATTTAAGCGATTTGGCCGCGATGGGTGCAGAACCTATCGCAGTGAGCCTGGCCTTGACGATGCCGGAAGCCGATGAGAAGTGGCTGTCGGAGTTTTCAGCCGGTTTTCAGACGTTGGCTTCGCAATTTGGCGTTGACTTGATTGGTGGTGATACAACCAGCGGGCCGCTGACCCTGACAGTTCAAGCCATGGGATTGATACCTTCAGGACTTGCCTTGCTCCGATCCGGAGCTAAGCCCGGTGATTTGATCTTTATGACCGGCAGTCTTGGTGATGCCGGCTTGGGTCTCAAAATGGCCCAACATCTGACTAAAATAGACTGCCAAATGGCTTTGCAACGTTTTAATTGTCCAATGCCCAGAGTGCAGGAGGGCATTGCATTGCGCACTGTTGCCAATAGCTGCATCGATATTTCCGATGGCTTGGCTGCCGATTTGGGGCATATTCTGGAGCTGAGTTCAGTTGGCGCACGCCTTGATTTTGATCGGATTCCATTATCTGCCGGTGTTAATAAATACCTGAAGGAAACTGACGACTGGTCATTTCCTTTCTGTTCAGGTGATGATTATGAGCTTTGTTTTACCGTTGCGCCTGAAAAAGCAGATCTTCTGAAATTTGCCTGCACACAAATCGGCATCATCGAGTCGGAGCCCGGCATAAGAATTTCACGTAATGGCTTGATTGATTCATTAAAGGTAAAAGGTTTTGAGCATTTTTCTACATGA
- a CDS encoding phosphatidylglycerophosphatase A family protein, producing MSIFLHEAGRNKLSRSEILRDPFLFLAFGFGSGLSKKAPGTMGTLAAIPIYWALSALDPWLYGFLVILINLAGIYFCDYAAKKLGEHDFGGIVWDEIGGFLITLLFIPPSWMAVLIGFVLFRWFDIFKPWPISWADKKINGGLGIMLDDIIAGGISCLIMLFIFNDQSVI from the coding sequence TTGAGCATTTTTCTACATGAAGCCGGACGAAATAAGTTATCGCGATCAGAAATTTTGCGAGACCCCTTTTTGTTTCTTGCCTTTGGTTTCGGTTCGGGGCTATCCAAAAAAGCGCCCGGCACAATGGGTACACTCGCGGCTATTCCGATCTATTGGGCGCTATCGGCGTTAGATCCCTGGCTTTATGGTTTTCTGGTCATTTTAATCAATCTGGCCGGAATCTATTTTTGTGACTATGCGGCCAAAAAATTGGGTGAACATGATTTTGGTGGGATCGTCTGGGATGAAATAGGCGGTTTTTTAATTACACTGTTGTTTATTCCTCCGTCATGGATGGCAGTCTTAATAGGTTTTGTGCTTTTTCGCTGGTTTGATATCTTCAAGCCTTGGCCGATCAGTTGGGCTGACAAGAAAATCAATGGCGGCCTTGGTATCATGCTGGATGACATCATTGCAGGCGGGATATCCTGTCTGATAATGCTCTTTATTTTTAATGACCAGTCCGTTATTTAA
- the rbfA gene encoding 30S ribosome-binding factor RbfA has product MAREFGRNARVSSQIQKELALILQRELDRIRLGFVTINDVETNKDLAVAKIYVTILNKEGDERKQSMKYLNDSAPFIRSELAKRMRLRIVPELRFYYDTSFENGMRVAELLSDLPDTKQD; this is encoded by the coding sequence ATGGCTAGAGAATTTGGTCGTAACGCCCGTGTTTCATCACAGATTCAAAAAGAACTGGCTTTGATTCTTCAAAGAGAGCTGGACAGGATTCGTTTGGGTTTTGTGACGATTAATGATGTTGAAACAAACAAGGATCTGGCTGTTGCTAAAATTTACGTCACCATCCTGAATAAGGAAGGTGACGAAAGAAAGCAAAGTATGAAGTATCTCAATGACTCGGCGCCCTTTATAAGAAGTGAGCTTGCAAAACGAATGCGACTGCGCATAGTACCGGAGCTCAGATTTTATTATGACACGTCTTTTGAAAACGGCATGCGGGTCGCTGAACTGCTGAGTGATTTACCTGACACTAAGCAAGATTGA
- the nusA gene encoding transcription termination factor NusA, translating into MANKEILLMVDVFSNEKEIDKETVFQAVESALEAATSKRYSHNIRSRVSINRKTGDYDTFRCWEVVEPDSRFENDLEFPHTQLLLDDARKIKSDAEVGDVIEEQIDSIEFGRIAAQTAKQVIIHKVREAERQKIVEAYKDRVGELITGIVKRIEKGSIYLDLGGHVEAYISKEDMIPRESVRIGDRVRGYLKAVRSEQRGPQLFVSRAAAELLIALFRLEVPEVGEGMIEIKGAARDPGSRAKIAVKANDPRLDPVGACVGMRGSRVQAVSNELAGERIDIILWNDSEAQFVINAMAPAEIESIIIDEDKHCMDLAVKSDNLSQAIGRGGQNVRLATELTGWELNVIDASKAEASSGAEAEITKKLFIDELGVDDEVASILVEVGFNSIEEIAYVPVNEMLEIEEFDKELVEELKNRAKDALLISAIASEEKIEAAEPASDLLEMEGMDKDLAYEMASHGILTMEDLADQSVDDLLEFSDVNEERAAKLIMKAREPWFAGDQGV; encoded by the coding sequence GTGGCAAATAAAGAAATTTTATTAATGGTTGATGTATTTTCCAATGAAAAGGAAATCGATAAAGAAACAGTTTTTCAAGCCGTAGAATCGGCACTGGAGGCTGCAACTTCCAAGCGCTACAGTCACAATATTAGATCTCGGGTCAGTATTAATCGCAAAACAGGCGACTACGACACTTTCAGATGCTGGGAAGTGGTGGAGCCGGATTCACGATTTGAAAATGACTTGGAATTTCCCCACACTCAACTCTTGCTGGATGATGCCAGAAAAATAAAAAGTGATGCCGAGGTTGGCGATGTCATAGAGGAACAGATTGACTCGATAGAATTTGGCCGCATTGCCGCCCAAACGGCCAAGCAAGTCATTATCCATAAAGTGAGGGAGGCTGAGCGTCAAAAGATCGTTGAAGCCTATAAAGACAGAGTGGGTGAACTGATTACAGGTATCGTCAAGCGAATTGAAAAAGGCAGTATCTATCTCGATCTGGGTGGGCACGTAGAAGCTTATATTTCTAAAGAAGATATGATCCCCCGTGAATCGGTTCGCATTGGCGACCGGGTACGAGGGTATTTAAAAGCGGTACGCTCCGAACAAAGAGGCCCCCAATTATTCGTCAGTCGTGCGGCGGCTGAATTATTGATAGCTTTATTTAGATTAGAGGTGCCTGAAGTCGGTGAAGGCATGATTGAAATTAAAGGCGCGGCTCGAGACCCTGGCTCACGCGCAAAAATTGCTGTTAAAGCTAATGACCCGCGTCTGGATCCGGTCGGTGCCTGCGTTGGCATGAGAGGATCCAGAGTTCAAGCAGTCTCGAATGAATTGGCAGGTGAAAGAATTGATATCATTCTGTGGAATGACAGCGAAGCCCAATTTGTAATTAACGCAATGGCGCCGGCTGAAATTGAATCCATCATTATCGATGAAGACAAACACTGCATGGATTTGGCGGTAAAATCAGATAATCTGTCTCAGGCCATCGGCCGAGGCGGACAAAACGTTCGGTTAGCGACAGAGCTAACCGGATGGGAATTGAATGTTATCGATGCATCCAAAGCAGAAGCTTCCAGCGGAGCGGAGGCTGAAATAACCAAGAAATTGTTTATAGATGAATTGGGTGTAGATGATGAGGTGGCTTCCATCCTGGTTGAAGTAGGTTTTAATTCAATCGAGGAAATTGCCTATGTACCGGTCAATGAAATGCTTGAAATTGAGGAATTTGACAAGGAATTGGTTGAAGAGCTTAAAAATCGGGCCAAAGATGCACTTTTAATTAGCGCAATTGCTTCAGAGGAGAAAATTGAGGCTGCCGAACCAGCAAGCGATTTGCTTGAAATGGAAGGCATGGATAAAGATTTGGCTTATGAAATGGCCAGTCACGGAATTTTGACCATGGAAGATCTGGCGGATCAGTCAGTTGATGATCTGCTGGAATTCTCTGATGTAAATGAAGAACGAGCGGCAAAACTAATTATGAAGGCACGAGAGCCTTGGTTTGCTGGAGATCAAGGCGTATAG
- the rimP gene encoding ribosome maturation factor RimP, whose product MKQAPEHLVNLIEPIVEGLGYECVGIEYNPHPRHGLLRIYIDSDQGILVDDCSRVSHQVSGMLDVEDPIQGNYQLEVSSPGEDRPFFKVEQFERFIGSLAQVNLFSPIQKRKKIIGLIIKVEGQNIFLQEDEQIFEVPFEAMSKARLAPEYLKNKGVRSGK is encoded by the coding sequence ATGAAACAGGCTCCTGAGCATTTGGTTAATTTAATTGAACCAATTGTGGAAGGTCTAGGCTATGAATGCGTTGGGATTGAATACAATCCTCATCCTCGGCATGGCCTGTTGAGAATTTATATCGACAGTGATCAAGGCATTCTGGTTGATGACTGTTCCCGGGTAAGCCACCAAGTCAGTGGCATGCTGGATGTCGAAGACCCCATACAAGGAAATTATCAATTGGAAGTTTCTTCACCGGGTGAAGACAGACCTTTTTTTAAAGTGGAACAATTTGAACGTTTTATAGGCAGTCTGGCTCAGGTTAACCTGTTCAGTCCTATTCAAAAAAGAAAAAAAATAATAGGCCTCATCATCAAGGTTGAAGGCCAAAACATCTTTCTTCAGGAAGATGAGCAGATTTTTGAGGTTCCATTTGAAGCGATGAGTAAAGCGCGTCTGGCGCCTGAGTATTTAAAAAATAAAGGAGTGCGCAGTGGCAAATAA
- the truB gene encoding tRNA pseudouridine(55) synthase TruB produces MARRKSGQAVHGIILLDKRSGVSSNKALQEVKRLFDANKAGHTGSLDPLATGLLPLCFGEATKVSSFMLDDNKCYRVVIQLGVVTETGDREGAVIQTAVVPVLDDQLIRQCLLHFTGEIEQIPPMYSALKHQGKKLYELARKGVTVERKARRITLYKIDLLDKTTDTLTLDVWCSKGTYIRTLAEDIGLYLGCGGTVNELRRLEAGCFKIDDALTIEQLLDLSLDGLRLALVPMDKPLEFMDSVQVSEEQAERLKQGRAVNFDEHRTGKVRIYNLQNFLGLGELSLDGKLAPKKIFNLN; encoded by the coding sequence ATGGCTAGACGAAAATCAGGACAGGCAGTTCACGGCATTATATTGCTTGATAAACGCAGCGGCGTTTCATCCAACAAAGCCCTTCAGGAAGTAAAAAGGCTTTTTGATGCGAATAAAGCGGGTCATACCGGCAGTCTTGATCCATTGGCGACCGGACTGCTGCCGCTGTGTTTTGGCGAAGCCACAAAAGTGTCTTCATTTATGCTGGATGATAACAAATGCTATCGGGTTGTAATCCAGTTAGGCGTTGTAACCGAAACGGGAGACAGGGAAGGGGCTGTTATTCAAACTGCCGTGGTGCCGGTGCTTGATGATCAATTAATCAGGCAGTGTTTGCTCCATTTCACGGGTGAAATTGAGCAAATTCCACCGATGTACTCCGCTTTGAAACATCAGGGAAAAAAACTGTATGAGTTGGCAAGGAAAGGTGTCACCGTTGAACGTAAAGCCAGGCGTATCACCCTTTATAAAATTGATCTGCTTGATAAAACAACCGATACGCTGACCCTTGATGTCTGGTGCTCAAAAGGGACTTACATAAGAACGCTGGCAGAAGATATCGGTCTTTACCTCGGTTGTGGCGGGACTGTCAATGAACTGCGCCGATTGGAAGCCGGTTGCTTCAAAATTGACGATGCCTTGACGATAGAACAGTTGCTGGACTTGTCGTTGGATGGCTTAAGGCTTGCACTTGTCCCAATGGACAAACCCCTTGAATTTATGGACTCCGTTCAAGTGAGCGAAGAACAAGCCGAACGATTAAAACAAGGAAGAGCTGTGAACTTTGATGAACATCGCACAGGTAAGGTTCGCATCTACAATCTGCAGAACTTTTTGGGGTTGGGTGAATTATCTTTGGATGGTAAACTAGCGCCTAAAAAAATATTTAACTTAAACTGA